Proteins from one Chroococcidiopsis sp. CCMEE 29 genomic window:
- a CDS encoding class I SAM-dependent methyltransferase, with protein sequence MNNSWQKDYPLQDLTEEGLDENHSLRKMLRLVGENKRVIDFGCATGYFSQLLTKKGCRVTGVEFNPDAAKFAEQYCEQVIVADLDLVSLAEILPSHTFDVAIFGDILEHLRDPWKILKETQQLLKSEGYVVASLPNIAHGAIRLALLQGRFEYTALGILDNTHLRFFTRKTVEDLFERSGYFLDIIDRTKLSIFSEAPLIPHIDKNVFDKKVIEQIEQDEEAETFQFVLRSFPKTQEGNYAALNERYSNLIQVERSQLQLQQTQTELERSLRQASLTQSQLQQTQTELERSQLQLQRTQVELERSQATITSMQTSKFWKLRTKWFKLKQRTKLFNLIEKMSKPVKQLRINLFCFEKEQYDR encoded by the coding sequence ATGAATAACAGTTGGCAAAAAGACTATCCCTTACAAGACCTTACAGAAGAAGGTCTTGATGAAAATCACAGTTTAAGGAAAATGTTACGTTTGGTAGGAGAAAACAAGCGGGTAATAGACTTTGGCTGTGCAACTGGCTATTTCTCTCAATTGCTTACTAAGAAAGGGTGTAGAGTGACAGGGGTTGAATTCAACCCAGATGCCGCAAAATTTGCTGAACAATACTGCGAACAGGTGATTGTTGCAGATTTAGATTTAGTGTCTCTTGCTGAGATACTACCTAGTCATACGTTTGATGTTGCTATATTTGGAGATATTTTAGAACATTTGCGTGACCCTTGGAAAATATTGAAAGAAACACAGCAGTTATTGAAGTCAGAGGGATATGTAGTTGCTTCTCTTCCTAATATTGCTCATGGAGCAATTCGCTTGGCTTTACTGCAAGGTAGATTTGAATATACAGCACTAGGAATTTTAGACAATACACATCTAAGATTTTTTACACGTAAAACGGTTGAGGATTTATTTGAGCGTTCTGGCTACTTTTTAGATATTATTGATCGCACAAAATTGTCAATTTTTTCTGAGGCTCCTTTAATACCTCATATAGACAAAAATGTCTTTGATAAGAAAGTTATTGAACAAATTGAACAGGACGAAGAAGCAGAAACTTTTCAGTTTGTATTACGTTCATTTCCTAAAACCCAAGAAGGTAACTATGCAGCATTAAACGAGCGGTATTCTAATCTTATTCAAGTGGAGCGATCGCAATTGCAGTTGCAGCAAACACAGACTGAGCTGGAGCGAAGCCTCCGGCAAGCTTCGCTAACGCAATCTCAGTTACAGCAAACTCAGACCGAGCTGGAGCGATCACAATTGCAGTTGCAACGAACTCAGGTAGAACTGGAGCGATCGCAAGCTACTATTACTTCAATGCAGACCAGTAAGTTCTGGAAGTTACGAACAAAGTGGTTTAAGTTAAAACAACGAACAAAGTTGTTTAATTTGATTGAGAAAATGTCTAAACCGGTAAAGCAGCTCAGAATAAATCTTTTTTGTTTTGAGAAGGAGCAATATGACAGATAG
- a CDS encoding TylF/MycF family methyltransferase — MTDVKTLYLDLMKRCLTNFIYRDIGYLSSTFNPEVREAGQDWPSVAHTMIGLKRLDNLQFCVEDILARGVPGDLIETGVWRGGATIFMRAILKAYSVTDRCVWVADSFAGLPPPNPERYPKDAGDLCHTYEQLAVSVDEVKSNFSRYELLDEQVCFLKGWFRDTLPSAPIEQLAVIRLDGDMYESTMDALNNLYPKLSVGGYLIVDDYGTIPACAQAVTDYRHAHGITDEIHVIDWTGVYWKRSS, encoded by the coding sequence ATGACTGATGTCAAAACACTTTACCTAGATCTGATGAAACGGTGTTTGACGAACTTCATCTACAGAGATATAGGGTACTTGTCCTCTACGTTTAACCCGGAGGTGCGAGAGGCAGGTCAAGATTGGCCCAGTGTTGCTCATACCATGATTGGTCTGAAAAGGCTCGATAATCTACAATTCTGTGTCGAAGATATCCTAGCCAGAGGTGTTCCCGGAGATCTGATCGAAACCGGTGTATGGCGTGGAGGAGCGACGATATTTATGCGGGCTATTCTAAAAGCCTATAGTGTGACTGATCGGTGTGTATGGGTTGCAGACTCCTTCGCAGGTTTACCACCCCCGAACCCTGAAAGGTATCCAAAAGATGCTGGAGATCTTTGCCACACATATGAGCAGTTAGCAGTGTCAGTGGATGAAGTGAAATCAAACTTCAGCCGTTACGAACTGCTAGATGAGCAAGTCTGTTTCTTGAAAGGATGGTTTCGGGATACGTTACCAAGTGCGCCAATTGAACAGTTGGCGGTGATCCGTCTGGACGGAGATATGTATGAATCAACGATGGATGCGCTTAATAACCTTTATCCGAAGCTTTCTGTCGGTGGCTATCTAATAGTAGATGACTACGGTACAATTCCTGCCTGCGCCCAAGCTGTAACGGATTACCGACATGCACATGGCATTACAGACGAGATTCACGTTATTGATTGGACCGGTGTCTATTGGAAGCGATCTAGCTGA
- a CDS encoding CmcI family methyltransferase, whose amino-acid sequence MTYMEEHLETPVQQVLQIMQRRIMNESTYFGIKTLKSPIDFWIYQEIMFETKPNVVIEIGNFYGGSTLALAHICDCLGRGRVIGLDMSHHNVPKSVKAHPRITLIEGDACKLFEVITKLIKKEDSVLVIEDSSHTYDNTLKVLRTYSPLVKPGGYFIVEDSICHHGLDVGPNPGPYEAIEAFIDENKHFEADRSKESFFISWNPKGYLKRLE is encoded by the coding sequence ATGACTTACATGGAAGAACACCTGGAGACGCCAGTTCAACAAGTTCTACAAATTATGCAACGCCGCATAATGAATGAATCAACTTACTTTGGCATTAAGACCCTTAAAAGCCCAATTGATTTTTGGATATATCAAGAAATCATGTTCGAGACAAAACCTAACGTTGTAATTGAAATTGGGAATTTCTATGGTGGCAGTACGCTAGCTTTAGCACATATTTGTGATTGCCTTGGGAGAGGTAGGGTGATTGGTCTTGATATGTCACACCACAATGTGCCTAAATCTGTAAAAGCTCACCCAAGAATCACACTAATAGAAGGAGATGCCTGTAAGTTATTTGAAGTTATTACAAAGCTTATCAAAAAGGAAGATAGCGTTCTAGTCATCGAAGATAGCTCACATACATATGACAACACATTAAAAGTATTAAGGACTTATTCCCCGTTGGTGAAACCAGGCGGTTATTTCATAGTAGAAGACAGTATCTGTCATCATGGTTTAGACGTTGGACCAAATCCGGGTCCGTATGAAGCCATTGAAGCATTCATAGACGAGAATAAGCACTTTGAAGCTGACAGGAGTAAGGAATCTTTTTTCATATCGTGGAATCCGAAAGGCTATCTAAAGAGACTAGAGTAA
- a CDS encoding transposase, giving the protein MSTILAHAQGLVYTLLSMMPSPYQQKSLQAMLGLFLQAQGHPLPQHSKAKSASALSRFLNVYSWSTRKLIRTTRQIALKRIISQCHKGRRPFLQVIIDLTTLEKRGKFKAFEQLVRVYHGKRGLHLVVLYLVVGRWRLPWNFRVWRGKGTASPTQLGLKLIKSLPQALTKHFQVIILVDTAFGSVEFLHAARQLKYHVIAGVRCDRKLLDKRCVADLSKRGQQVRLVGLKFPVSVSWYYLKRDNGNLEKRFVLSTKPLKGSTITWWGKRRWQIEGWFKTAKHRFGLHRFGQGTLLGVYRWLVLSLIAYLLAHWAYLSTNTTDLPDWGAAALLALQAFLPQLVLFLLLLEIERLRPLCCAQGIDIQFTRCKM; this is encoded by the coding sequence ATGTCAACCATCCTTGCCCACGCCCAAGGGTTAGTTTACACCCTGCTATCGATGATGCCGAGTCCCTACCAGCAAAAGAGTCTGCAAGCAATGTTGGGATTATTTTTACAAGCACAAGGGCATCCCTTACCGCAGCACAGTAAAGCTAAGTCTGCCAGTGCTTTAAGTCGGTTTCTCAACGTCTACTCTTGGTCAACTCGAAAGCTAATTCGCACAACTCGACAAATAGCACTTAAACGAATCATCAGTCAGTGTCACAAAGGGCGCAGACCCTTTCTACAAGTGATTATTGACCTGACTACCCTAGAAAAAAGAGGTAAATTCAAAGCTTTTGAGCAATTGGTACGGGTGTATCATGGCAAGCGAGGACTACACCTAGTCGTACTATATTTAGTTGTTGGACGTTGGCGGCTGCCCTGGAACTTTCGTGTTTGGAGGGGCAAAGGTACTGCTTCACCCACGCAGTTAGGATTAAAACTAATAAAAAGTTTACCTCAAGCATTGACTAAACACTTTCAAGTCATCATTCTCGTAGATACTGCATTTGGAAGTGTAGAGTTTTTACACGCTGCACGCCAGTTAAAATATCATGTCATTGCTGGTGTACGTTGTGACCGAAAGCTACTAGACAAACGTTGTGTTGCGGATTTATCTAAGCGAGGGCAACAAGTACGGCTTGTCGGTTTGAAGTTTCCCGTCTCAGTATCTTGGTATTATCTCAAACGCGATAATGGCAACCTAGAAAAACGGTTTGTCTTGTCAACCAAACCGCTTAAAGGCAGTACTATCACATGGTGGGGAAAGCGGCGCTGGCAAATCGAAGGCTGGTTCAAAACTGCCAAGCATCGCTTTGGTTTACATCGCTTTGGTCAAGGTACTCTTTTGGGAGTCTACCGCTGGCTAGTACTGTCGCTGATTGCTTATTTGTTGGCACATTGGGCGTATTTATCTACCAACACCACTGATCTACCTGATTGGGGAGCTGCTGCTCTTTTGGCACTACAGGCTTTCTTGCCCCAGTTGGTTTTGTTTTTGCTTTTACTAGAGATTGAGCGTTTACGACCACTATGCTGCGCACAAGGCATAGACATTCAATTTACTAGATGCAAGATGTGA
- a CDS encoding ABC transporter ATP-binding protein encodes MSQIAISLKNVSKCFKRYTHPADRLKEILLPGKSRADEFWALQDINLEVPKGQTLGFVGRNGSGKSTLLQIIAGTLTPTTGEVRVNGRVSALLELGSGFNPEFTGRQNVFFNGRLLGLSHKEIEDKFDEIAGFADIGDFIEQPVKTYSSGMFVRLGFAVAVNVAPEILIVDEALAVGDVVFQHRCIRRMRALMDSGVTTLFVSHDSGAIKTLCNSAVMLHEGKVHTSGLPNAVIIEYMKMVTEHELGLVQVESEKQSYSQASNDIEQQNNSLGLQQADVLSKQQDKNKSKLSRRGNRKAIIEEVTLLNQFGECSNAIPIFGFNEEVTLIVNLKVYEPLQDCIVGFYTCDKNGNEIIGSTTFAENILIGKLKPGDSLTIQFKFKLPLRSGSYNLTVAGAENHTSVPFDWIDNVIVFQVLPPDTGKQIYALVDQPMEVNVSKQNLSNLTVRV; translated from the coding sequence ATGAGTCAAATTGCAATTTCGCTAAAAAATGTTTCAAAGTGCTTTAAGCGCTATACTCACCCGGCGGATCGTTTGAAGGAGATTTTGCTGCCAGGAAAGAGCAGGGCAGATGAATTTTGGGCACTTCAAGACATCAACCTGGAGGTGCCAAAGGGACAGACGCTAGGATTTGTGGGAAGGAATGGTTCTGGGAAAAGTACACTCCTGCAAATTATTGCTGGAACCCTAACCCCAACTACGGGAGAAGTAAGGGTAAACGGTCGGGTTTCGGCACTGCTGGAGCTTGGGAGTGGATTCAATCCTGAGTTTACAGGGCGGCAAAATGTGTTTTTTAACGGGCGGTTGTTGGGGTTGAGCCATAAGGAAATTGAAGACAAGTTTGACGAAATTGCCGGATTTGCAGATATTGGTGATTTTATCGAGCAGCCTGTTAAAACCTACTCAAGCGGGATGTTTGTCCGCTTAGGATTTGCAGTAGCAGTCAATGTTGCTCCTGAAATTTTGATCGTTGATGAAGCACTGGCTGTGGGCGATGTCGTGTTTCAGCATCGCTGTATACGACGGATGCGAGCTTTGATGGATTCTGGGGTTACAACGCTATTTGTCTCCCACGATTCAGGTGCAATTAAGACGTTGTGTAATTCAGCTGTAATGTTACATGAAGGAAAAGTTCATACTTCTGGTTTGCCTAATGCAGTAATCATAGAGTACATGAAAATGGTTACGGAGCATGAATTAGGGCTAGTACAAGTAGAGTCGGAAAAGCAATCTTATAGTCAAGCTAGTAATGATATTGAACAGCAAAATAATTCCTTGGGATTACAACAGGCTGATGTTTTATCAAAGCAGCAAGATAAAAACAAGAGTAAGCTAAGCCGGAGGGGAAACCGTAAGGCTATTATTGAGGAAGTAACGCTGTTGAATCAATTCGGTGAATGCAGCAATGCGATTCCTATTTTCGGATTTAATGAGGAAGTAACATTAATAGTAAATTTAAAGGTGTATGAGCCACTTCAAGATTGCATTGTTGGTTTCTATACATGTGATAAGAATGGTAATGAAATTATTGGCAGTACCACATTTGCAGAGAATATCTTAATTGGAAAGCTAAAGCCGGGAGATAGCCTAACTATCCAGTTCAAATTTAAGCTGCCTCTGAGAAGTGGTTCTTACAATTTGACAGTAGCTGGTGCAGAAAACCATACATCTGTACCTTTTGATTGGATTGATAATGTAATAGTTTTTCAAGTTTTACCTCCAGATACAGGCAAGCAGATTTATGCTTTAGTAGACCAGCCTATGGAAGTGAATGTAAGCAAACAAAATTTATCCAATCTGACAGTTCGCGTATAG
- a CDS encoding ABC transporter permease, with amino-acid sequence MKEVVRPKAKRFTNWLPTNLQLPPKVDLLKILVQRDLEARYKGSILGNLWPLVNQLSTLLLFTYVFSVILKVKLSLRGLPENNLTFGLWLFAGLIPWIAFTSGFTQAAGSVISQASLVKKVVFPLALLPLVPIFSAFIESSLGLMLLILLVGISAQTVHTTLWLLPLVWLPQLLLTMGLGYLVAGSTVFFRDVTQTLGILTNLWFYLTPIVYPISAIPEQWRTWLLWLNPFAVIAEVYRDLVLVGEVKHWGEWGVASVVSIVTFYVGLKYYQKLRLAFADVL; translated from the coding sequence ATGAAGGAAGTTGTTCGTCCTAAGGCTAAAAGGTTTACTAACTGGCTGCCCACAAATTTACAGTTGCCGCCTAAAGTGGACTTACTCAAAATATTGGTGCAACGAGACTTAGAGGCTCGATATAAAGGATCAATTCTAGGCAATTTGTGGCCCCTAGTAAATCAGTTATCAACGCTACTACTATTTACCTATGTTTTCTCCGTAATTTTAAAGGTCAAGCTCAGCTTAAGAGGATTACCAGAAAATAACTTGACTTTTGGTCTATGGCTGTTTGCAGGTTTAATTCCTTGGATTGCATTTACAAGTGGATTTACCCAGGCAGCAGGGTCAGTGATTAGCCAGGCTAGTTTGGTAAAAAAAGTAGTATTTCCGCTAGCCTTGTTACCCTTGGTACCTATCTTTTCTGCCTTTATTGAAAGTTCTTTAGGATTGATGTTGTTGATTTTGTTAGTAGGAATATCGGCACAGACGGTTCACACTACTTTGTGGCTCTTGCCACTAGTCTGGTTGCCACAGTTACTATTAACAATGGGCTTGGGTTACTTAGTAGCCGGTTCAACTGTATTTTTTCGTGATGTTACTCAGACATTAGGAATTTTGACTAATCTATGGTTTTATCTAACACCAATTGTCTATCCTATATCTGCAATTCCAGAGCAATGGCGAACTTGGCTCTTGTGGTTGAATCCCTTCGCAGTGATAGCTGAAGTCTATCGTGACCTAGTGTTAGTAGGAGAAGTGAAACATTGGGGAGAATGGGGAGTTGCTTCAGTGGTTTCCATTGTGACGTTTTATGTGGGTCTTAAGTATTACCAGAAGTTACGTCTGGCTTTTGCAGATGTACTGTAA
- the rfbB gene encoding dTDP-glucose 4,6-dehydratase produces MQTLLVTGGAGFIGADFVLQARKTQWANIVNLDKLTYASNLQNLAELRGDPNYYFVQGDIGNPELVRYLLEHYQPDAIINFAAESHVDRSIFSPQDFIQTNIVGTFQLLEASRLYWQKLSSQKQKQFRFLHVSTDEVYGSLSSTDTPFREDTPYAPNSPYAASKAGADHLVRAYHHTYGLPTLTTNCSNNYGPRQFPEKLIPLTILNALDGKPLPIYGDGQNVRDWLYVADHCDALYLVLRQGQIGETYNIGGQNEQTNLAVVEKICAILDELVPQSGLRRSSLIAFIKDRPGHDRRYAIDCSKINRDLDWQPRENFDSGLVKTVQWYLSNSVWIDQVRSRAYRNWLKHNYEDRKA; encoded by the coding sequence ATGCAAACTTTACTAGTAACAGGCGGCGCTGGCTTTATTGGTGCTGATTTTGTTTTACAAGCTAGAAAGACACAATGGGCTAATATAGTTAATTTGGATAAGCTGACTTATGCCAGCAACCTACAAAATTTAGCAGAACTGCGAGGCGATCCAAACTATTACTTTGTCCAAGGAGATATCGGTAACCCAGAGTTAGTACGTTATCTCCTAGAGCATTACCAGCCGGATGCAATTATTAATTTTGCTGCTGAAAGCCATGTTGACCGTTCAATCTTTAGCCCACAAGATTTTATTCAGACTAATATAGTAGGAACATTTCAGCTACTGGAAGCAAGTAGGCTTTATTGGCAAAAACTGTCATCACAAAAACAGAAGCAGTTCCGTTTTTTGCATGTTTCCACAGATGAAGTATACGGCTCACTAAGCTCTACTGATACGCCATTCCGAGAAGATACCCCCTACGCACCCAACAGTCCCTATGCTGCGTCCAAGGCAGGAGCTGACCATTTGGTGCGAGCCTATCATCACACCTATGGCTTGCCGACTTTAACAACCAATTGCTCTAACAACTATGGTCCTCGCCAATTTCCTGAGAAACTGATTCCTCTGACTATTCTCAATGCTTTAGATGGTAAACCTCTACCGATATACGGTGATGGTCAAAACGTCAGAGATTGGCTTTATGTAGCCGATCACTGTGATGCTCTTTACCTTGTTTTGAGACAGGGTCAGATTGGGGAGACTTATAATATTGGTGGACAGAATGAACAGACTAACTTAGCAGTAGTCGAGAAAATTTGTGCCATTCTGGACGAGTTAGTTCCTCAATCTGGTTTGCGCCGTTCATCTCTGATTGCTTTCATAAAGGATCGTCCGGGTCATGATCGCCGGTATGCAATTGACTGCAGTAAAATCAACCGGGATTTGGACTGGCAACCAAGAGAAAACTTTGACAGTGGTTTAGTCAAGACTGTTCAGTGGTACCTTAGTAACTCTGTTTGGATAGATCAGGTGCGATCGCGTGCATACCGAAACTGGCTCAAACACAACTATGAAGACAGGAAAGCTTAG
- a CDS encoding glycosyltransferase, producing the protein MPKVTVIIPNYNHSHFLEKRIQSVLNQTYQDFEVIYLDDASTDNSHEVFAKFTGDKRIRTIYNQINSGSPFKQWNKGIREAKGEYVWIAESDDYADEHLLAELVGRLDKYPKVGIAYCQSWKVDENDNILSSMLERTADLDEQRWKQDFVNEGKDECSRYLIFKCTVPNGSAVLIRRSVYEKVEGADENMKYTGDWILWVKMLLISDIAFVAQPLNYYRKHRNSLTNDSLKDGTLLAEYCQIVSYISHSIDIPEYLLEEILNRIIDWWLTTILHRYNRNLNRNLKIYRILSKINQRITHRLIIFWLFKIALKKSNVAVQQVYKVFPEIASRSGEPKQGIRKSEASGGRYS; encoded by the coding sequence GTGCCAAAAGTTACTGTAATAATTCCGAACTATAATCATAGTCACTTTTTAGAGAAACGCATCCAAAGTGTACTCAATCAAACCTACCAAGATTTTGAGGTCATTTACCTAGATGACGCCTCAACTGATAATAGTCATGAAGTATTTGCAAAGTTTACGGGTGACAAGCGCATTCGTACAATTTACAACCAGATCAACAGTGGCAGTCCCTTTAAGCAATGGAATAAGGGAATACGTGAGGCTAAAGGAGAGTATGTCTGGATTGCTGAATCTGACGATTATGCCGATGAACATCTATTAGCCGAACTCGTTGGGAGGCTAGACAAATATCCGAAGGTAGGGATAGCATATTGTCAATCTTGGAAGGTGGACGAAAATGATAACATTCTGTCGTCTATGCTAGAGCGTACAGCAGATTTAGATGAACAACGATGGAAGCAAGACTTTGTCAACGAAGGTAAGGATGAGTGTAGCCGATATCTAATTTTTAAGTGTACAGTCCCTAATGGAAGTGCAGTCTTGATCAGACGGTCAGTGTATGAAAAAGTGGAGGGCGCTGATGAAAACATGAAATATACTGGGGACTGGATTCTGTGGGTAAAAATGTTATTAATTTCTGACATCGCATTTGTTGCCCAGCCACTTAATTACTATCGAAAACATAGAAACTCTTTAACGAACGATTCTCTTAAAGATGGAACACTTCTAGCAGAATATTGTCAAATTGTCTCTTATATCTCACATTCTATAGATATCCCAGAGTATCTTTTGGAAGAAATTTTGAATAGAATAATTGACTGGTGGTTAACTACTATACTACACCGCTATAACAGGAACTTAAACAGAAATCTAAAAATCTACAGAATTTTGAGTAAAATCAATCAAAGAATAACTCATCGGTTAATAATTTTTTGGTTATTTAAAATAGCTCTAAAAAAGAGCAACGTTGCGGTGCAGCAAGTTTATAAGGTTTTCCCGGAAATTGCCAGCCGTTCAGGCGAGCCAAAACAAGGTATACGAAAGTCTGAAGCTTCTGGTGGTAGATATTCCTAG